One Candidatus Niyogibacteria bacterium genomic region harbors:
- a CDS encoding CHAP domain-containing protein: MKKDQKIYIKENDVNFRKPSGEPDGVEKMKAGQNLVFVDGPWFRATKDGKIGWVYADYISETNPNPAQQPQQLISFVEGWPNLYNSPVTVAVREIINNEFGLEAEKIPLNCTEYVQYCIKTKLGIVIEWPSDRPRHGGKWADIFRRNNLYKVINEPVSNCAACFTDVRKKDGTLTKEGHVAFVEEIFPDGSIKISEANWPNSGIYSERILSKADWQNKYRCRFIDFL; the protein is encoded by the coding sequence GTGAAAAAAGATCAAAAAATATATATAAAAGAGAACGATGTTAACTTTCGGAAGCCATCCGGTGAACCAGATGGCGTGGAAAAAATGAAAGCGGGACAGAATCTCGTTTTTGTGGATGGGCCGTGGTTTAGGGCAACAAAAGATGGAAAGATTGGTTGGGTCTATGCTGACTATATATCTGAAACGAATCCGAACCCCGCACAGCAGCCACAGCAATTGATTTCTTTTGTGGAGGGATGGCCAAACTTATACAACAGCCCTGTTACTGTTGCCGTTCGCGAAATTATTAATAATGAGTTTGGGCTTGAAGCGGAGAAAATCCCGTTAAATTGTACCGAATACGTCCAGTATTGCATCAAGACAAAACTGGGCATTGTTATCGAGTGGCCATCTGACCGCCCGCGTCATGGCGGAAAATGGGCAGATATTTTTAGACGAAATAATTTGTACAAGGTTATAAATGAACCAGTTTCAAATTGTGCTGCTTGTTTTACTGATGTCCGCAAGAAAGACGGAACTTTAACAAAGGAAGGTCACGTTGCATTTGTTGAAGAAATATTTCCTGATGGCTCAATAAAAATTTCAGAGGCAAATTGGCCCAACAGCGGTATTTATAGTGAGCGTATTTTAAGCAAAGCGGATTGGCAAAATAAATATAGGTGCCGTTTTATTGATTTTTTATGA
- a CDS encoding HTH domain-containing protein gives MTSILISIIIFLAVAVLVLAVFARKEAEKHGTNTKDEFVGICASAIETASEKESRKQKALAMFERKKELSNAEIRKTLGVSSRTAVRYLDELEAEGKIEQVGKIGHAVTYRLK, from the coding sequence ATGACCTCAATTTTAATTTCCATAATTATTTTTCTTGCCGTGGCAGTTTTGGTGCTGGCTGTTTTTGCGCGTAAAGAAGCGGAAAAACACGGCACGAATACGAAAGATGAATTTGTCGGTATCTGCGCCTCGGCAATTGAGACGGCTTCGGAAAAAGAATCTCGCAAGCAAAAGGCGCTGGCTATGTTTGAGCGGAAAAAAGAACTCTCCAACGCCGAAATCCGCAAGACGCTCGGCGTATCTAGCCGCACGGCCGTGCGCTATTTAGATGAATTGGAAGCGGAGGGCAAAATAGAGCAAGTCGGCAAAATCGGCCACGCCGTCACCTACCGTCTAAAATAA
- a CDS encoding winged helix-turn-helix transcriptional regulator — protein MCYVVNMVKTSRQLERYFKGAANHRRIDILFTVEKNDGITVEEIADALEANFKTISQHTRSLVHAGLLNKQYRGRRVAHSLSPYGKFFLKFMKTF, from the coding sequence ATGTGTTATGTTGTAAATATGGTAAAGACTTCAAGACAACTGGAAAGATATTTTAAGGGCGCGGCCAACCATCGGCGAATTGATATCTTGTTTACGGTTGAAAAAAATGACGGGATTACGGTTGAAGAGATTGCGGATGCTCTGGAGGCAAATTTCAAGACCATCTCCCAGCACACACGCTCGCTGGTCCATGCCGGTCTGTTGAATAAACAATACCGCGGCCGTCGGGTAGCGCACTCACTTTCTCCCTATGGCAAATTTTTCCTTAAGTTCATGAAAACATTCTAA
- a CDS encoding tryptophan-rich sensory protein: MKIGNILKLTIAIAVSELAGVIGSFFTVSSIPNWYAGLVKPALNPPAWVFGPAWTMLYALMGISLFLIWKINPSEARVGERRRAVTLFFIQLFLNAIWSIIFFGLHGSTWLTINNLGWALVDIILLWLAIVWTMVVFYKISRPAAYLLVPYLLWVSFAMYLNYAIWALN, translated from the coding sequence ATGAAAATCGGTAATATTTTAAAACTCACTATTGCGATTGCGGTGTCGGAATTGGCCGGTGTGATCGGCTCGTTTTTTACTGTTTCTTCAATTCCAAATTGGTATGCCGGGCTGGTGAAGCCGGCGCTCAATCCTCCTGCTTGGGTATTTGGACCCGCGTGGACTATGCTTTACGCGTTGATGGGCATTTCGCTTTTTTTGATCTGGAAGATCAACCCTTCCGAAGCTCGCGTCGGCGAGCGTAGGAGGGCCGTCACATTATTTTTCATCCAGCTTTTCTTAAACGCAATCTGGTCAATTATTTTCTTTGGCCTGCATGGTTCAACATGGCTCACCATAAACAATCTCGGCTGGGCATTGGTTGATATCATTCTTCTCTGGCTCGCGATCGTCTGGACAATGGTTGTATTCTACAAAATTTCTCGCCCGGCGGCATATCTCCTCGTGCCGTATCTTCTCTGGGTAAGTTTCGCGATGTATTTAAACTACGCGATCTGGGCATTAAATTGA
- a CDS encoding peptidoglycan-binding protein — MLVNAQADFIFSKTLRKGNSGADVHKLQEALAAMPDIYPEKLVTGYFGVLTRQAVRRFQKKYGIVSSGDESTTGYGLVGPKTRKKLNEFMGGPQAGISQATTTPSGSELKINSALCPDNIWDEAEQKDLNLCPEDNPINNPKSAVAKIAPQASSSPSASTTTPPQITQPLPPPVSTTTPPFKWTKDSGIRISGGQVPYVYKLKDGRYRMYYCGTNGSIMSAISSDGLNFQTESGARLSPIYGDFEAVICDPTLVELSDGRFRLYYKGANTGGVPAIHKVFSAISSDGLNFEREGLVIDSEKTDDQSWASVPEAIKLSDGRVRLYYVSRACGRGCIVSAISSDGLNFTKEETKIYDYVDPSVTQLSDGRFFLVTANFTSQGGTELYSFISSDGIHFDNANPQSVIVESVADPAIVRVDDKTYRIYYWKIPDSSPVIYSITGTIAGQ, encoded by the coding sequence ATGCTTGTCAATGCGCAAGCAGATTTTATATTCTCAAAAACACTTCGGAAGGGAAATTCTGGAGCAGATGTCCATAAATTACAGGAAGCCCTTGCCGCAATGCCCGATATTTACCCCGAAAAGCTTGTTACGGGATACTTTGGTGTTCTAACAAGGCAAGCAGTGCGAAGATTTCAGAAAAAATACGGAATTGTTTCTTCGGGCGATGAAAGCACTACGGGATACGGATTGGTCGGGCCCAAAACAAGAAAAAAGCTGAATGAATTTATGGGAGGGCCGCAAGCCGGAATATCACAAGCGACAACGACTCCTTCCGGTTCCGAACTAAAAATAAATTCCGCGTTATGTCCGGATAACATTTGGGATGAAGCAGAACAAAAAGATTTGAACCTGTGCCCGGAAGACAATCCGATAAATAATCCGAAATCCGCAGTCGCGAAAATTGCGCCGCAGGCATCTTCATCTCCGTCTGCGTCGACTACGACACCTCCGCAAATTACACAACCGCTCCCCCCGCCTGTTTCGACGACAACGCCGCCGTTTAAATGGACAAAAGATTCGGGAATTAGAATTTCTGGAGGACAAGTTCCGTATGTTTACAAACTCAAAGATGGCAGATACCGCATGTATTATTGCGGCACGAATGGCAGTATTATGTCGGCTATTTCTTCAGACGGACTTAATTTTCAGACAGAATCAGGAGCGCGCTTGTCGCCAATCTATGGCGATTTTGAGGCCGTCATTTGCGACCCAACGCTTGTAGAACTGTCAGATGGCCGATTTCGTCTTTACTACAAAGGCGCTAATACCGGCGGTGTGCCGGCAATACATAAAGTATTTTCGGCCATTTCGTCTGACGGGTTAAATTTTGAACGGGAGGGATTGGTTATAGACTCGGAGAAAACTGACGACCAGAGTTGGGCAAGCGTACCCGAGGCGATTAAATTATCCGATGGTCGCGTTCGACTTTATTATGTATCAAGGGCTTGCGGCCGCGGCTGTATAGTTTCCGCCATATCAAGTGACGGCCTAAATTTTACAAAAGAGGAAACGAAAATTTACGATTATGTTGATCCGTCGGTAACACAACTTTCAGACGGCAGGTTTTTTCTTGTTACTGCGAATTTTACTTCGCAGGGCGGAACCGAACTTTATAGTTTTATTTCGAGTGACGGTATTCATTTTGACAATGCGAATCCGCAATCGGTAATCGTTGAATCGGTGGCAGATCCGGCAATTGTGAGGGTGGACGACAAAACTTATAGAATTTATTACTGGAAGATACCAGACAGCTCTCCCGTCATCTATAGCATTACCGGAACAATCGCAGGACAGTAG
- a CDS encoding Type 1 glutamine amidotransferase-like domain-containing protein, with protein MITTAMKLLLTSNGFSNQAIADTLFELVGKKPEDTSLVFIPTASNVEAEHKDWFIDDLINIKKQNFKSVAITDISAVPENIWRPQLEEADVLFFEGGNTYHLMRWINESGLIKLLPEMLKSKVYVGLSAGSMVTGPDLDLRLFKAIYGEEAEKDSVAGLGLVDFYFLPHLNNPHFSARIEANLKEVMKEIKRKTYVLDDYSALKVVDGKVEHVGGGKYLEFN; from the coding sequence ATGATAACAACCGCTATGAAATTACTCCTTACTTCAAACGGGTTTTCAAATCAAGCAATCGCTGACACACTCTTTGAATTGGTCGGCAAGAAGCCGGAAGATACGAGTTTAGTTTTCATCCCCACCGCCTCAAATGTTGAGGCGGAACATAAAGATTGGTTTATTGACGACCTTATCAATATTAAAAAACAAAACTTCAAATCGGTCGCCATAACTGACATTTCGGCTGTGCCGGAAAATATCTGGCGCCCGCAACTGGAAGAAGCGGATGTTTTGTTTTTTGAAGGCGGCAACACTTATCACCTCATGCGCTGGATAAATGAGTCGGGGCTTATAAAACTTTTGCCGGAAATGCTGAAGTCAAAAGTATATGTTGGCTTGAGCGCGGGAAGCATGGTAACCGGCCCCGATCTAGACCTCCGCCTTTTCAAAGCGATTTATGGTGAAGAGGCGGAAAAAGATTCGGTGGCTGGACTTGGTCTTGTAGATTTTTATTTTTTACCGCATCTCAATAACCCTCACTTCTCCGCGCGGATTGAAGCTAATCTCAAAGAAGTGATGAAAGAAATTAAGAGAAAGACCTATGTACTTGACGATTACTCCGCGCTAAAGGTAGTTGACGGAAAAGTGGAACATGTCGGTGGCGGGAAATATCTGGAATTTAATTAA
- a CDS encoding XRE family transcriptional regulator yields the protein MNTEILAIFLNEANKATYANKNTPKVAPTRLKSEDYHFEKDGLIYHDTYFGGRDFIGEEIVYENEKPVWGANYFGFVLDKKVSEKDVYDFLRKALMQEYNDIIPVRGPAKFSDGEWTYQFTANGGLENFAGQEEILLNAKIVYRCLIHGGFIR from the coding sequence ATGAATACCGAAATTCTCGCAATATTTCTAAACGAAGCGAACAAAGCGACTTATGCCAACAAAAACACCCCCAAAGTCGCGCCCACTCGCCTGAAGTCAGAGGACTACCATTTTGAAAAAGATGGCTTGATTTACCACGATACATATTTTGGTGGACGCGACTTTATCGGTGAGGAAATCGTATACGAAAACGAAAAACCAGTATGGGGCGCAAATTATTTCGGCTTTGTCCTTGATAAGAAAGTGAGCGAGAAAGATGTTTACGATTTCCTCCGAAAAGCACTGATGCAAGAATACAACGATATTATTCCGGTTCGAGGACCAGCAAAATTTTCTGATGGTGAGTGGACTTATCAATTTACAGCAAATGGTGGCTTAGAAAACTTTGCTGGTCAAGAAGAAATTTTGCTAAACGCAAAAATTGTGTATCGTTGTTTGATACACGGAGGATTCATCAGATAG